The Horticoccus luteus DNA window TCGGCCGCCAGCTCTACGACCGCGTCGCCACCTTCGCCGACAATCTCGACAAAGTCGGCCGCGGCCTCGACACCGCCATCAAAGGCTACAACGCCGCCGTCGGCTCCTTCGAGCAAACGCTCCTCCCCGGCGCCCGCAAATTCGCCGAACTCGGGGCGCGCGGCGCGAAAGAGTTGTCCCCCGCCGCGCCCGTCGAAACCGCCGTCCGCGACGTCGTGAAAAAAGGCTGACGCTCCGTCGATGCACGTCGCCGGCCTTTTCATTTATCCCGTCAAATCCCTGCGCGGCCTCGCCGTCTCCGCCGCCTCCCTCGATCGCTTCGGCCTGATCGGCGACCGCCGCTTCCTCGTCATCGACGCACAAAACCGCTTCCTCACCCAACGCGTGCTCCCGGCGATGGCGACGATTGAAACCGCGCTCACCGCCACCGCGCTCATTCTCCGCGCCCCGCATGGCGGCAGTTGCGCCGTTCCGCTGCAGGATAACAACGCACCTCTCGTTCGCACGACGATCTGGCGCGACACGGTCGACGCCGAAGACTGCGGCACGGAAGTCGCCGTCTGGCTTTCTCACGTGCTGCGTCAGCCTTGCCGGCTCGTCCGCCTCGGCACCGCCTATCATCGCTCCGTCAAACCTTCCCGCGCGCAACCGGGCGACGTCGTCACCTTCGCCGACGCGTTTCCACTCCTCGCCGTCAGCGAAGCCTCCCTCGCCCATCTCAACGACCGCTTGATCGCCCGCGGCGAGTCGCCGGTGCCGATGAATCGCTTTCGCCCCAGCCTCGTCCTCGCCGGCTGCGATGCGCACGCCGAAGACCGCGCCGCGCACTGGCGCATCGGCGACGTCGCGCTCCGCGCCGGCGGCCCCTGCGACCGTTGTCCCATCACCACCACGGATCAGCTCACCGGCGAGCGGCACCACCACGAACCGTTGCGCACGCTCGCCACCTATCGCCGCGATCCCGCCGAACCGACCAACGTCAACTTCGGCCAGAACCTCGTGCACGAAACGAAGTCCGGCACCCTGCACGTCGGCGACGCGGTGACGTTTGGCGCCTGACGCGTCACTCGTCGGCCACGCGCCCGCGCTGCGTCTTCTGCTTCGTGCGCCGTCGCTTCGTTTCCACCATCCGCGCCTTTTGCGCGCGCGATTTCTGCCGCGTCCGCCGCCGCGCCTGCTCCCGCACCTGACGCTTCTCCGCCCGCACTGCGTCCGCCGCGCCTGCGATGCGGCCCGCCAGCTCCAACCACGCCAGCGCCCGGTTGCGCGCCTGCGATCGCTCCCGCTGGCAACGCACCTCGATGCCCGTCGGCCCGTGCCGCAGCCACACCGTCGACGAAGTCTTGTTGATCTTCTGCCCGCCCGGCCCCGCCCCGCGCACAAAACGTTCCTCCACGTCGGCCGCCCGCACTCCGGCCGCCTGCAATTGAGCCGCCACCGCATCGTCGAGAAAGGCAAATTCGCCGGTCACAACTTCTTGAAACAACCCATTGCTCTTTCAGTCAAACCGAGCCCAAAACTTTCCCTCGTCAGCGCCATCCTCGCTCCTTTCACTTTCACCCTCATGCCCACCGGTCCCGTCTGGTCCCAGAAACTTCGCGCCGAAATCGGCAAAGCCGTCATCGGTCAGGATGCCGTCATCGAGCGCCTGCTCGTCGCTCTGCTCGCCAACGGCCACGTGCTGCTCGAAGGCATGCCCGGCCTCGCCAAGACACTCCTCATCCGCTCCGTCGGCACCGCCCTCGGCGTCGATTTCGAACGCATCCAGTTCACGCCCGACCTGCTCCCGAGCGACGTCGTCGGCACGATGATTTTCCAACCCAAAAACGGCGAATTCTCCCCGCACCGCGGCCCCATTTTCGCCAACCTCGTGCTCGCCGACGAAATCAACCGCGCCCCCGCCAAAGTCCAAAGCGCCCTGCTCGAGGCCATGCAGGAACGCCAGGTCACCATCGGCGGCGCCACGCATCCGCTGCCGAAGCCGTTTTTCGTGATGGCCACGCAAAACCCCGTCGAACAGGAGGGCACCTATCCGCTCCCCGAGGCGCAGACCGACCGCTTCCTCTTCAAACTCCTCGTCGATTATCCGTCCGCGGAGGAAGAATCCACGATGATGCAACGCTGGGGCCAGGTCACCCATCAGCCCGAACTCGCCGCCGTCTCCAGCGGCGCCGAACTGCTCGCGCTGCGCACCGAGGTCGATCGCGTGCACGTCGCCCCCGCGCTTCAAGCCTACATCCTTGCACTCGTCCGCGGCACGCGCGCGCTCGCCGAATCTTCCGCCGGCAGTCCGAAACGCTATCTCACGTTCGGCGCCTCGCCGCGCGCCTCGCTCGCGCTTTATCAAGCCGGCCGCGCCCTCGCGTGGCTCCGCGGCGAAGACTTCGTCTCGCCCGCTCACATCCAGGACCTCGCGCCGGATGTGCTCCGCCACCGCATCGGCCTCACCTACGAAGCGGAAGCCGAGGAAGTCACCGCCGACAAACTCGTCGCGCAAGTCATCGCGCAAATCCCCGTTCCCGCGAAGTAACGCGACCGCCGCGCGCGCCACCCCCAGCGTTTCCTTCTCGCCTCGTGATGTTCGTCCTCCCGATTTCCCCATCGCATGCGCGGCCGGCTCACGAGCCGCCCGCGCGTCGCTCGCGTTTCTCTGCCGCGCGCCGCCCGGGGATTGGAGCTTAACGGCATGGCCGCTCCCGCCCCTTCCGCGTCGCCCGCCCCCGCCTCGCCGCTCGCGTTGCTGCGCCAGCTCGAATGGCGTGTGCGACACGCGGTGGAAAACGTCCTGAGCGGCGAATACCGCTCCACGTTTCGCGGCCGCGGCATGGAGTTCGATCAAGTCGTCAAATATGAGTTCGGCGACGACGTGCGCGATCTCGATTGGAACGTCACCGCGCGCCTCGGCGAACCTTACCGCAAGAAATTCGTCGAGGAGCGCGAGGTCACGCTGCTCGTCGTTTTCGCCGACACGCCATCCCTGCAATTCGGCTCGGCCGACATCTCCAAACGCGAGGCGCTCCTCGAACTCGCCGGCTTCGTCATGCTGCTTGGCGCCGTCAACCGCGACCGCGTCGGCTTCGTGCACGCTTCGCCCACCGGCCACACGTTTCGCGCCCCGGTGCGCGGACGCGGCGCCATTCTTCACGCCGCCGCGTCGCTGCTTGCCATTCCGCCGCCTTCCGTCCGCGCGACCGGCCCCGCCGACGCTCAACTCCCGTGGCGGCTCCTCGCGCGCGCTGCGCCGAAACACAGCGTGCTCCTCTGGCTCGGCGATTTTCCGCCGCAAGCCGTCCCCGAGGGCTGGCCGGTTCTGCAGCGCCGCTACCAAACGATGGGTTTCCGCGTCGACGATCCGTGGGAACGCGCCCTGCCGACGCGCGGGCTCTTCGCCGCTTACGATCCCGCCGCCAGCCGCCTCGTCACGCTCGAAAATTCCGCCGCCGAACGCGCCGCGCACGCCGCATGGCGCGCCGCCCGCGACCGGAGCTGGCACGCGCTCTTCCCCGATCCCCTCAGCCGCCTGGTCGTCGCCACCGACGAAAATCGCCTCGATGCCCTCGTGCGGTTTTTCAACGCGCGCATGCGCGCCGGCTCCCGCCGATGAAGCCGTTCATGTTTCACGATCCGCTCTGGCTGCTCCTCCTCGTGGTCGCGTTGCCCGCCGTCCTTTGGCTGCGCGGCCGCCGTCACGTGCCCGTTTTGATCGTCCCCTTCGCCGCCGCCTGGCACCGTCCGTCGCTCACGTCGGTC harbors:
- a CDS encoding MOSC domain-containing protein, with the protein product MHVAGLFIYPVKSLRGLAVSAASLDRFGLIGDRRFLVIDAQNRFLTQRVLPAMATIETALTATALILRAPHGGSCAVPLQDNNAPLVRTTIWRDTVDAEDCGTEVAVWLSHVLRQPCRLVRLGTAYHRSVKPSRAQPGDVVTFADAFPLLAVSEASLAHLNDRLIARGESPVPMNRFRPSLVLAGCDAHAEDRAAHWRIGDVALRAGGPCDRCPITTTDQLTGERHHHEPLRTLATYRRDPAEPTNVNFGQNLVHETKSGTLHVGDAVTFGA
- a CDS encoding peptide chain release factor family protein, with the protein product MTGEFAFLDDAVAAQLQAAGVRAADVEERFVRGAGPGGQKINKTSSTVWLRHGPTGIEVRCQRERSQARNRALAWLELAGRIAGAADAVRAEKRQVREQARRRTRQKSRAQKARMVETKRRRTKQKTQRGRVADE
- a CDS encoding AAA family ATPase: MPTGPVWSQKLRAEIGKAVIGQDAVIERLLVALLANGHVLLEGMPGLAKTLLIRSVGTALGVDFERIQFTPDLLPSDVVGTMIFQPKNGEFSPHRGPIFANLVLADEINRAPAKVQSALLEAMQERQVTIGGATHPLPKPFFVMATQNPVEQEGTYPLPEAQTDRFLFKLLVDYPSAEEESTMMQRWGQVTHQPELAAVSSGAELLALRTEVDRVHVAPALQAYILALVRGTRALAESSAGSPKRYLTFGASPRASLALYQAGRALAWLRGEDFVSPAHIQDLAPDVLRHRIGLTYEAEAEEVTADKLVAQVIAQIPVPAK
- a CDS encoding DUF58 domain-containing protein yields the protein MAAPAPSASPAPASPLALLRQLEWRVRHAVENVLSGEYRSTFRGRGMEFDQVVKYEFGDDVRDLDWNVTARLGEPYRKKFVEEREVTLLVVFADTPSLQFGSADISKREALLELAGFVMLLGAVNRDRVGFVHASPTGHTFRAPVRGRGAILHAAASLLAIPPPSVRATGPADAQLPWRLLARAAPKHSVLLWLGDFPPQAVPEGWPVLQRRYQTMGFRVDDPWERALPTRGLFAAYDPAASRLVTLENSAAERAAHAAWRAARDRSWHALFPDPLSRLVVATDENRLDALVRFFNARMRAGSRR